A window of Candidatus Delongbacteria bacterium contains these coding sequences:
- a CDS encoding transcriptional regulator: protein MSVSKEEVLNTMKKIGKAVRPGEIADELKVDSKELTKLFKVLKDEGSIISPKRCFYSLPDSE, encoded by the coding sequence ATGTCTGTATCAAAAGAAGAGGTTCTAAACACAATGAAAAAAATTGGCAAAGCCGTTCGCCCTGGCGAAATAGCTGATGAACTAAAAGTCGATAGTAAAGAGTTAACTAAACTTTTTAAAGTTTTGAAAGATGAAGGGTCTATAATTTCACCCAAAAGATGTTTTTATTCATTACCAGATAGTGAGTGA